From a region of the Leishmania braziliensis MHOM/BR/75/M2904 complete genome, chromosome 2 genome:
- a CDS encoding phosphoglycan beta 1,3 galactosyltransferase 3, producing the protein MQYEDVLVGKQVKDHLGGVRQLCPGRRVCYMADRRSRAHQILRPVASRLTWNSVMTHFGMPAIPYYVHYFHKNELKVAEEAKRLIERGLDVNAIEANATKNMEEWVASQVPKTLVGLGSVLDLSWVRGKPRTTYVVAEEDDVAVYDVRYKHAKAHIAKCIWVSG; encoded by the coding sequence ATGCAGTATGAAGATGTGCTTGTGGGGAAACAGGTGAAAGACCACCTCGGGGGTGTGAGGCAGTTGTGCCcggggcggcgcgtgtgctACATGGCGGACAGGAGGTCCCGGGCACACCAGATTCTGCGACCAGTAGCTTCCAGACTCACATGGAACTCGGTGATGACGCACTTTGGCATGCCAGCGATACCCTACTATGTCCACTACTTCCACAAGAACGAGCTCaaggtggcagaggaggcgaagcgcctGATTGAGCGGGGGTTAGATGTGAATGCAATTGAGGCGAATGCTACAAAGAATATGGAAGAGTGGGTGGCGTCCCAGGTACCGAAGACACTGGTGGGCCTGGGAAGCGTACTCGATCTGAGCTGGGTACGCGGCAAGCCACGCACCACGTACGTTGtggccgaggaggacgacgtcgCGGTGTATGATGTTCGGTACAAACACGCCAAAGCGCACATTGCCAAGTGTATCTGGGTGTCGGGCTAG